One window of the Triticum dicoccoides isolate Atlit2015 ecotype Zavitan chromosome 3B, WEW_v2.0, whole genome shotgun sequence genome contains the following:
- the LOC119278331 gene encoding flowering-promoting factor 1-like protein 2: protein MSGVWVFRNGVVKLVENHPASAAGPPGGGAVRRKALLHTPTGEVVASYASLERKLVALGWERYYAGGGGAAGDCMLRFHKRSSVDLISLPKDFGQFSSVHMYDVVIKNRDAFRVIDV, encoded by the coding sequence ATGTCTGGCGTGTGGGTGTTCCGCAACGGGGTGGTGAAGCTGGTGGAGAACCACCCCGCGTCGGCGGCGGGGCCACCGGGAGGCGGGGCGGTCCGGCGCAAGGCGCTACTGCACACGCCCACGGGGGAGGTGGTCGCCTCCTACGCCTCCCTGGAGCGCAAGCTCGTCGCGCTTGGCTGGGAGCGCTACTACGCCGGCGGGGGCGGCGCCGCCGGCGACTGTATGCTCAGGTTCCACAAGCGCTCCTCCGTCGACCTCATCTCCCTCCCCAAGGACTTCGGCCAGTTCAGCTCCGTCCACATGTACGACGTCGTTATCAAGAACCGCGACGCCTTCCGCGTCATCGACGTCTAG